The genomic window TGTGCTCTTACAGCCTCCTCTTTGTTGTGCCTTTTTGCAGAACCTGAAGTGGCTGGATCTGAAGGACAATCCCCTGGATCCTGTCCTGGCTAAAGTGGCAGGAGACTGTCTGGATGAGAAGCAGTGTAAGCAGGCTGCTGTCAAGGTAAGGAGTCTgcttttattctattttttttttcctttcatggcTTTGCCAGTGATTCTTCCTCTGTTTGCTTAGcaagctgggcagctgctgcaggagcctggAGTTTCTTCAGGCAGCGAGGTGCAGGTCGACTGCACTGACTCCACTACTGCTGTGCCCGTGGAGAGCAAAcacctggcagaagaggatgctTCTCCATTGCCAAGAAAGTAGAGGCATAATCAGACGTAATAATCCGTGCCTGTGCTGATAGTACAAAAACCTCTGGAGAAGTTTTGGCAAAcataaatagaaatgttttgtgATCCTTTGTATCATCAAGCACCAGTTTGccacatttgtttttaatgggAAGATCTGTTTTTTAACAACAGAGACTCACATAAGTTGTGAGTTTTTTTCAGAGCCGTAGCTGTAGGGATAAGTCAGGGTTGGGGGTCAGTCCCAGCTGCCTGTCCTCAGCCACACTCCAGCTGTCCTGTTCTGAACTGACTGTGCCACGAGGCTTCTGCACAGCCCTCAGGTTGTTTTCTTGGCCCTTTAAGGTACTGCAGCACATGAAAGCCATCCAGTCCGAGCAAGATCGACAACGGCAGCGGAAACTCCAGGCAGAGAGAGGTAGGCACAAAGAACCCCCATGTGCTGTCTGCTGAGGACAGCTCTTGGTCTCTAACACACCCAAACATTCTGATCTCTATGTAACAAATTGCCATCTAACACATACTTGTGGCCACCCAAACCCAAAGTACTCAGGGAGTAGTAGGGTAAAAGGGCTAGAGGGAGAAAGACAGCAGGGGGGTAACTGTGTGATTTCTTGGCCTGAGAAACAGGAACATCTCTAGATGGAATGTGCTATAGGTTACCtataaaaacattaaagaaaagcaCAGTAAAATGCAAGGTATGTAAtactaaataaaattattaaaaagaggATAGTTGTTTAATTGGTTTCCAAGGTTTCCTCGTTCCAGTTGGGATAATAAGGTAATAAGGAAAATGGCAATGACAACCCTTTAcataaaagggaaaaacttGCTGTTAACCCCCAGAAATGGAGAAGAAACGTGAAGCAGAACAGCGAGcgaaggaggctcaggagagagAACTGCGGAAGCGAGAgaaggcagaggaaaaggagcGCAGAAGGCGGGAGTACGATGCTCAGAAAGCTGCAAAAcaggagatggaaaagaaaactaaaaaggaAACAGTGCACACCCGAAGTAAGTAGTGTCCATTTTGGGTGGGATTGTGTCAGGTTTCATCTTCATCAGATTTTGATGCTGCCAGAATTGCTTTCATGTACCCAGGTACTGGGAGATGGTGGGAAAGGGTAGGGGGGAACCTGTAGGAGTTTTAATaaactgctgctgtgccctTTTCCCCTTTGCCTGTGTTCCCATGAACTGTGGAGCTACAAGTCAGGAAATTCTCCAGCTGTTCCTAATGAGAACTTCCCTCCACTCATTTTTTCTTAAGTCCACTGAACATTTGCGTAATCAGATCTTGTGCAACACAGAGGTGCTTTACACCCTCTTCACTGCTGCCCATGAAACTGGATCTGAAACTTTTCATCCTAAGAAGTTAAATCCTGCACATCTAGTTATTTATCAGAGCTAAGTGATGAAAATTCACAACAAAAGCCAACTGCAGTAGAGGATTAAGTATCTTACCTGAACAGTTTGTTTGTGAGCATAGCCTGTCAAAGATAGTTGATTAATTCCTCACATTCTATCCTGTTCATGTTCTCACTACAGAGCCGGCCTCCAGCTCCCGTCCCTCTCAGCCCCCCCGGCACAAGCCCTCGTGGTCGCGCTCGGTGCTGAGAGTCCTGCTCTTTGTGCTGTTCTGCATCCTCTGTACTCTGGCTGCCTGCAAGCTGACGGAGCTGCAGCATCAACCTCTGTGCATCAGCGTGAACACCCTCTACGAGGATGtggtggctgctctgcagaaccACAAAATGCTGCAGAACATGCTACAGCACAACTCGCAGCAGTGATTGTCCTGGATGGGCACTTGCTTCGTCAGCATCTCCTTCCACCATCTACGCAGCCAGAATTCCTATGGAATTGTGTTCTGATGAAACTGCTTTGAACCAGTCAGCGTTGGTTTGCTGGTCCACTCCACAGAGCAGAGCTATTGTTCAAACCATCTTTGTTGTGCATGTCTCTCAGTCGGCCTGTAACTCCCATTATTTGTGCACGTTAACCTAAAGTTGTTACCACTCCTTTCCTCCGAGTGGTGTCCACCAGGATTGTGAGGTACAGGAAGCTGCCAGTCCATAGGAATGGGAACAAGCAGCCCTTGCATCACCTGGGTGAGAGCTGTAGCTCTGAGCTGGAGGTGGAAGGTTTTTAATACATATCCATTCCTTGCTCTCATTTCTGTTCGTGCTAAAATTGGTGGTATGGCTGTATGGGAATAATACACTAAGGCCCCACTCCAGGACCAATTACAGGTGTGTAGGATGGCTGTGCATCCCTATGTTGGAGCGAAGAGGCTGATGGGCTATTGAAAGGAGCTGAAAATTTTCAATACAACAGTTTTCACAGCAATTTGTCTGAACTGGATGTTTATGTCGTTAACAGGGTTTTAACTTTATTTAGGCCTTTTGGGAACAGCCACAAATTATTTCTGAGTACATAGGAataattcctgcctgctgcagctgcagcagcagcactgggtggCACTGTGGGAGCACTGCTGGCAGGAAAGGGGAAGCCTCGGGGCTGGGGGAAGGCTGGGAAGTTTGGTGGTTTGCACCTCGAGAGAAAACTCACCTCTGCAATGGTCTGTGAATTATTTATCATTTCcttagaaattatttgaaattaattcattttaaattttccttaacCCCACCAAGCAGAAGTTTTTCATATCCTTAAGGGCTTTGCAAGTACTAAAATGAAGTGCAGGTTTCAGAGAATATCTGTGCTACAGACTCCACTGAGACATCATACATTGGTCTCCAGAATCGCTCCCTCTTCTCATACCTGGGATTATTGCTGCCAGGAGCAGTGCTATGGGGAAATCATCTGCAGTGGTTCACACCAAGGTCACTATCACAGCAGTAAATCTTCACTTTTCTGTAACCCAGTGATAAGACTGTGGTTCCCTGAATATCAcacaggagagagcagcagcacaagtaTCAgataaaaggaaggaagagctgcctctgccttAGCAGGGTGCATGTTTTCAAAGCTTCCTTCAAACAACTTTAAGCTTTAATTTGGGTACCTAACTCACCCCATTCTGTAAAAGATCTTCCTATCCAGAAATGTTCAGGAAAACGACAAACAACATCCAAAGCAATGTTTTCTCCACGCAGCCCTTCCTGCCAACATCCagacaagtgttacataggttgGTGAGTGCCAGGCTTATACAATTTATACATTCAggtcagcagcactgctggccaGGCAGGGCTCCTGCTGGATACCTGGAACAAGCAGGGCAGGTGGAGATTTTTTCcactggaggcagcagggtTCCAAAGAGTTAGCTTCCACACATGGGATGCAGTTTAATTCTCTGAGCACTCATCTCAGTAAGTGCTGCTGTCACAAAAACCCTCTCAACTGTCCTTGTGTGCACACAAGTGCTGATGGCTGCACTGACAGGCCGTGGTCCCCAATCTAATTAAAAGGAAGCTTTTTCTGCCAACTGTTTAGACCTCTTAATTCCAGCACATATAATCAGATTTCAAGACCCTCTCTAGATTAAGCCGTCTGGAGATTGAATCACTCTATATCTGAAATTTAGTCTTACTCATCCCCACCTGCCACAGCGGAACAATGAGAGGCTGTTTTGTGAGGTGAAGTTCTTTCACCTCACTAGAGCAGGTGCTGGGGGGGCAGCACCATGTTGCTCTAGCATCAGGATTTGTCCCAAAGGAGGAAGAAGGTTAAGTCCTTGCAgttcaggagagcagcaggaagtaTTCCTTTCAACGGAGGACATACCTGTCTATTTTCAAGACAACATATTAAGAGCAAaggtttttcttcaaaattatttattttatagaaaGACAAATAAAACATCAGTACTGTAAGCTGTGTGCAACTCATGCTTAGGAAAGATGTTCACCATCTTTCTTGTGTAAACTGCTGCAATTCAGCAACTTTATCCAACTTTTTCCCTGCTACGATAAAGTCTAAATGTGCTTCAAGTCTTTAAACAAGGATCAATGAGTGTTATCTAAGCACttcttcacagaagaaaactgaaaatttgaCCAGACAAACGGTAAAACCCTTATTCCCTGGAGCTACCGAGTGAAATTCAAAATGGAACACTTGAACCAGACAAACAGTAAAACCCTTATTCCCTGGGGCTACCCAGTGAAATCCAGACAGAGGTCAGGATCGTGGGAAGTCATCTGCAGATAGATGCGTCGGGACAGCTCCGGCCCAATGCGCCGGGAGGTGGCTGTCACCCCCTCCCCACGGTGCACAGGGATATTGGCCAGCATGTTCTCCCGCTCCTGGTCCGAGGAGCATCTCTCATAGGCCTAAAAGCAACACCAAGGGAACAATGAGATCACCCATTTGCATCCATTGCTCAAAAAACCAATCAAAGCTATGCACCTGTGACTGCTCTGCCCTTCCACAATGTCCACTCATTTTTCACTTGCTCTCTGCCCAGGTCCCATCTGTGAACTTGGAGAGTGGAGCCAATGCTGCTCCCTCAGTGGGGAGCCAGAAGAGTGGATGCCAAGGAATCAGTTCCTTCACTAACTTACTGAACCACTCATACAGAATCACTGTGTCTAATTTAATACTGATTAAATTACTTCTTCCACCCCTTGCATGAGCTGGCTGCCTGCACACAGTGCTGGGTATCCCTGAGGCATCCTCACCTGGATCAGAAGCTGAGGAGAAGGGTAGGCAGACACGATAGCCTCAGCCATCTCAGAGCTGACACGGTTAAATTGCTGTATCTGCCTCTTCCAAACTTTCAGAAGACCCTTTCCGGAAGGATCCACCTTCACCCCTccgaagcagcccttctccaagtaGAAAGAGAACCCTGTGTTCTCTCGCTCTCGCCTAGGGAGAACAAGGAATGAGGAAGCAAATGAGACAATGAGGCTGTGAAGAAAATCCTGTCCCTGCCATCTGTTGTCACAGAGCCAGAGCGCCGTCCCTCGCTTGAGATGTCAGAGACATCACTGGCATCAAAGAAATGCAAACAATTTGACCCTGTTTTCTTTACATGCATTACCAATTTCTTTAAGACCCAGATTgctactgaaaaagaaacaatccTGTACTCAGCAGCAATCCTGACACAAGCCAACTTGCAGACAAAGTGGTAAACAAGAATTCACCTTCTGGCTGTCAACCATAATAAAACACTTCTAGATGTCATTTTTAATGACATCTCATCTCTCCTCATGGCTGACATGGaaaatccagcagctgctgtaatAGGAGTATCAGGATTGTGTGAGACTGCACAAGATGGCTTTCCTAGCTATCACTGTGCAACAATCTGCTGTCCTCCCTTGTCAGTGGAAAGAGCCAAGTGGTTCATTCTCAGGCACATCTCTTGGTTAcacactgaagaagaaaagctggCACTCTAAGAGCCAGTCCTACTTGCATTCCCTTCCCACTCCAAAAATCTGACTGAGAACAAGAGCTCTACTtgatggcaaggcttcagtgtgAAAcgtgagggtagtgaggcacCAGAATAAACTGCCCAAAGAAGTTGTGGAtaccctgtccctggaagtgttcaatgccaggttggatggagcgctaagcaacctggtctagtggaaggtgtccctgcccatggcaaggggttggaTTAGACAATCTTtaaggccccatccaacccaaatGAGCCTGTGACTATGAAACCTGGGTCTGTCCTCACACCTCTGTGGGCAGGACATCAATTTCAAGAACAACTCCTGTGTTGAAGGAGCTGCATTAGCAGCTGCTCTGTCACCTGCACCTTTAAGAACCATTCTACCCTGTGTTGTACCTGCTATTCCTTCCCAGTAGCTTTAAGTGCAGCCTCTCCAAAGGTAGGACCAAACCTCCTCTGCTTACTCACTTGTATGGTGCCTCAGCCACAGCTTTTGTGAACATAGTGGCATATTCCCCAAGCTCCTCACTGCTCTCAAACATGCTGATTTGGACTTGTGTGCTCAGTTGCAGATCCACCAGGGCCTGTATCACCATAGGGAACAACAAATGGCACAATCAGTCTTGTTGCATCAAACCCCATTTTTGTCTGAAGCAGAAAAGGGTCACGAACACCCTGCTGTAGGACAAGAACCTTCACTCTCTCCCCATTTTGGAAACAGTTAATTTAAGACACTGAAGTATTTCGGGGCACTCTGTCTCCTGACAGCTAATATTGCCTCAGTGTCCTCTGAGCTGCCTCAGCTCCTCCGTGGCTCTTGTTACGAACAGGCCACCACCAGTGGGCTTTGCCAACGGCCCATGAAGGGCAAGAGGTGCTGAGACTGACATCAGTACCCAGGTGAACAAGACACATCAGTCTGTGTGGGAGCAGGTACATGACTGAGCAGTGGGGAGCTGAACCCAAAGAGCTCTGTCCACAGACTGATGGACTAATGAATAATGAAGGATGCATACTCCCATCTAAAAAATTGTGTGACTGGGTCAAATATTCAAATACTGGCAGACAACAGATGATGGCTGCATGTCTGTTTTAAAAGCACTCACTTCTTCCACATCCATTCTGGATAAGTCCAGGCCAGAACCCttaacctccttttttctccgTTCTCCCCGTTTCTCTTGATTCCCACTCGCTGCTGTGTGTCGCAGCCTTTGTTTTGGCTGACCTTGGAGAGACCTAAAAAGAGTAAAGTAAGACTGGGGTGACAGTCTGGATGGAcctttgcttctgtttctttctaaaaaatgGTGGAACAGTTCTGGGAATGCCTCTTATACTCCAGTCTTTGCTAGAAGGAATTAAAGTAAACACCTATGGCATTTTTCAAGGccagagaaaacacagaaacatcTGGAGAGAAAGAAGCCTGACCTGAAGTAATTTTCCACTCCAATTACTGCCAGAGCCAGAATTTTCCCAGGCATTTTCTCCATCATATGAGCTACATAGCTCTGCAGGGTCTCCTTCTGCCTTCCTGCATAGCTATCAGCGTTCTACAAAGATGAATGGGAAAAACACGGAGTTAAACCATTTTGAGGTACACAGAGAAGCACTGCAAATTATTGCCCTCGTTGTAGGTCTGCAGATGAGTCTGTTCACCCTCGCTCTTCAGGGCAAGCAGGCAATACTTGATCCAATGTAAAGTtagagcagaaagaaagaaagaaaaaaaaaatcccacttgaTGTAATAATAACTCTTTGGGAATGTGTGAAAATTTTAACTAGGGAAGAAAGCTTGTCAGAACTTTACATTATAGAACCCATTAATGGCTCCTAAACCCAGATTTCTGTCTTACTGAAATCCTGCATTCCTCCCACACCAAAACCTTCCTGCTACCAAGAGATGACAAAACACCGATTTTGCATCAAGGTATGTTCAGGAGCACAAAAGTCATGAGCGTTCTCACTTGTTTGTAGCTGTGAGCCATGGACAAAAACTCCTCCAAGCCAAGCAGAACCAGGACATTTGGTTCTTCTGTCCATTCATCTCCTCCTCCCATCTGTTCAGATATGAAAACAAACAGGCCACAGTCTGTTTAGGATTCAGACTCCCACTCAGAGCTCTGAGCGGGGAGATTAGAGAGTGTTTACTTGAGTTGATAAATACCATTACTACCGACTGCAAATAACACACGAAAAAACATGCAAGATTATCAAGATTTTATTCGCATACCTGTGATGTCACTGTCTTTCTCCTCCAGGTGATGCTGCAGGGAATATCGTGATTCTCAAACACACAGGAATAATTGGCAGCCTGCAGAGCACTAAGGATCTGCTCACCACCTTCTACCTGTAAGATGACTGAAATCGATGCATGGGTCAGGCCTCCAGAGAGAGGAGACAACAGTCAATACAAGGCAGGTGCAGGCTGTGAGGATAACTACCTGGATCTAGCACCACTGTTATGTATTTCTGGCACTCTCCTGGCCGCTGAGCTTTCAGCATCTGGGCAACGGctctcttcttctccttctcctcctcctgctccctcctctttGCTTCCTGCTTCTCCCTTCTCTGCCACGCATTCTGGTAGATTGCCTCCCGTTCCTTCTGACTATATTGTCGCTTTTTGAGAGGGAGCGATGTTTCTGGCCTTTCTCTGCTTACCGGCGGGCTACTAGGCCTGTCTGAGTCGACTGGCAGGGAGCACAAGGAGGGTCTCTTAGCACTGCGCGTAGCATTCTCACTGTCACAAGCCACTTCTCCAGACGGCGCCAGGTCTTCTCCCAGCCCATGGCTGCCAGGAGAGATCAGGTCACCACTAGCACAAAGCCCAGATACCTCTCCTGTATCGCCAGCGCCCAGGCTGAAAGGCTCAGGCTCCGCTCCCTCTCTCATCTTGATCCTCTCACGCCAAGGGACGACGTCCATCACCTCCTCATTCACCTCTTCGCCCTCACTGCTCACCATCTCGACAACTTCTGCCGCTTCAGGATCAGGAGATGGTACCCGCGGGCGGCTCGGCCCGCCGAGGCACGGGGACGGCCGCAGCAGGGAGGCCAAGGAGGGCAAGTTCTCCTCCTCACTGCTCTCAGACCACGAATCGCTCTCCGCCATCCCCGCGCCCCCTCAGGGGCACCCGTGCCCGCCTGAGGGGAAAGCCCGCGCCGGCCGCTGGTTGGCCCGGAGGCGCGTGCAGTGGGCGGCGATTGGTCCGAACGCTCGCGACGCCGCGCACTCGGACCAATCGCCGCCCAGCGCGTGCGCGTGCGCACCGCCTTCCCAGcgggaagaggaaggggaagcgGCACCATCAAGATGGCGGCGCTGGGGCGGCTGTGTGAGTGAGGGGCTGTGTCAGCGGTTTGCCCTCTGAGGGGTGGGGAGCGGGGCTCTGGCCGTGGAGCGGGAGGGATGAGCTCGGGAGAGTGCGCCTCAGGGAGGTCACCCTGTGGATTGTCGCGCCCCCGGTGGGATGTCACGGCCGGTAGCACGAGGCTGAGGCTTTTGCCTTTGCCTGGAGCTGAGGCGGAGCTCTGGTGAAATGGGCGGGCTTGTGTATGTGAAACTGTAACTATAGTTCGTCTTTGCCTAATTTCCTGTAGATTGTCACGTCTCGGAGGCTTTAATTTACTTAATGGGTCATCTCCTGAAATTAATGGGGGTTTGTACCCTTTTCTCAACAGTATTTCATAGAATTatggaaaggtttgggttggaaggaatcttaaagGAAGGaatcttgttccaactccctgccgtgggcagggacacattccattagaccaggttgcagtaagctccatccaacctggccttgaacacttctagtGATGGGACGTATTTCTAGCTCGCTGAGTGTCCGTGATAATTTAATTAAGTTAAACTAGTGGTTTTACTCAGGTTAAGGAAATAAGATAACCACTGTTCTGCGCTAACCTGCTGCTTAAGAGGCTAGATTCAGAAAAACTAGGTTTGTCTCCTAACTGCATGAAAGGCAGTACTGAAGAGATTTTTAAGATCATgatgatttgggttgggagggaacTTAAAGGttatccagttccaaccccctgccatgggcagggacacctttcactagaccaggttgctccaagccctgtccaacttggccttgaacacttccttAGACTGGGAGGATTAATGAAAAGACTGTGCTCCAGACTCCCTTATTGCCACTCCCATTGCTCTCTGTTCCTTCTTGGAGCcattaatcatagaatcacagaaccactaaggttggaaaagacctccaacaCCAGCAAGTCCAACCTTTATGCTCCTTCTAGATAATCCTCAGACTGCTCCTGGCTGGTGATAGATATTTGTATATTGTCCAGAATTGGAGTCTGCTCATTTGTAAGATTTCAGGATGTAACTGTGTAAGTAAATGCCATTTGGTCAAAGGGGAAACTGAAACAAATCACAACCCATCTTTTCTCAAAGCACTGTTAGAGCAATCCACAGCAACCAGTGACATCTGTGCTGCATTTTacaagaaagaaacaggaatttgTGCACATCCTTTAACATTGTTGCTGAGAATTTAATTCTtacctggggagcagcagcagcacttgagATGTGACCTCTTTTCAGGGAATTTAGGCCATTGTGGTCTAATTTATCCTGGAAGTACTTTTTGTTTCTCCCAGGGCTTTCCTTTGCCTTTAATTTTAAAGCCTGTCTTAACTGATATCCTTTACATCTGAGAAAAGGAATTATGTGTGATAGTTTTTCCAGCTGATGTTGTTGTTCTTTCTCTAAACCCAGTTCTAACCACTCCCCAAACAAGCTTGGTTGCTGTCAGATGGGCTTCTAAGAAAAGTGGGGGCAGCTCAAAAAACCTAGGTGGCCGCAGCCCCGGGAAACGCTATGGGTTCAAAAAAGTCGAAGGTAGGTCTGAGTATCTTATTTGCATTTCACTGGGTTCTTCACAGCTTCTCTCCCCTGGTACGTGTTGGTTGTTGAGTGTTTCAGGAGGAGGTGGGCAGGACACTTTtccaggagaaagggaaggggaggatcAGTGAAACCTCGTGATTAAGGGTCGCTGGTGGGAGGGCAGGGTGAGTCAGCTCCGGCCATCAGCCAAAATTGCCTACAGAAAATGTACTTGGTTCTAACTTTGCCTCTTCAGAGAGCCCGGGAGGAGGGAACGCTGTGGGACGCCTCATAACTGCACTGCACTTTCCCCCCACGCTGGGTGGAAAAACTGAGCATTTCCAGTGTTTACAAAGGAGAGAATTACAAGGCTTAGCAGAAGCCAAAGTGCAGATTCTTGCAGTTGAGGGCTTAATAATTATTAGCTTTGCTGATGGAAACATATCAATGTAAATGTAATAAAACAAATGCCTTCAGCAGCCAGAAAATGCCTTGTACCCTAGAAGCAGTCTTTTCAGAGATTTGACTTTTTGCCATGGTCTGTCCATTGCCCTTTTATTTCCTGATAACAGCACTTTTGTTCAGATGCTTTTAgcatttgaagtaatttttccttagaaaatgcCCACAGAAAGCTGGGATTTGTAAGTCCTGGAATCATTTGTGTTCTGCCAGGGCTCTGGGGAGCTGTTTCTCTGCAGTCTGATTGTGTCACTCTGTTGCAGGTGCATTTGTCCATGCAGGAAACATTTTGGCTACGCAGCGGTTGATCCGCTGGCATCCCGGTGCTCACGTAAggccttttctctctctctggttcTCAGAGAACAGCAGTGCCTCCCCAGAGTCCCACACTCACTGCCTCCTCTCTTTCAGTCTCATTCTTAATGTTCATCCCTGTGTTCTGTATATCCCAACACTGGGTTTCATGACCTGGTATTAGTCACAGAGCCTGATCAGAGCCTCACCTGTGTCCATGAGACTTAGGGAAGGTCTGCAAGTAATGGACATCCCAAAACACTTCTGTGACCTGACTGGGCACTTGTGcttcaggttggaaggggtgTCTCATGTCTCATACTGAGCACCATTGCACACTGGTTCCTGGAAGCAAGTtgtgtgattttattttaaaaagtaaagcaaCAGATGCTGTTGAAGCCAGGATATCAAATGAGGCAGACCAGGGATCAGATCTGCTTTACTTGTGGGTGTCCAGCCTCTCCTTTCTAACGCTCCTCATCCTCTCCCAGGTGGGGATGGGCCGTAACAAGACACTCTATGCCCTGGAGGACGGGATTGTGAGATACACCAAAGAGGTCTATGTGCCCCCACCCCGCAGCAGTGAGAGCAGAGATGTGATCTGCCAGCTACCCAAAGGAGCAATCCTGTATAAAACCTTTATCAGTGTCGTCCCTACCACAGAGGTAGGAAGCTTCAAACTGGTCACCATGCTGTGAACCTGCTGTGTCACATGGGCACGGATGGGAAGGACAGACTACTACAGCTGTACTGGCCTCTGAGGACAAGAGTGGCTCTGAAGATACCAGGACTTGTTTAGGACTTGTTTAGGACTTGTTTTTGTTCCTGAAGTGCTTGTGATCTGTGTTCAGACAGAGTGAGATCACCTGCTGGCATTTTTAAGAGTGTTTAATAAATGCTGTGGGGCAGCTGAAGGTCTTGGTTGCACATGGAATGTGTTACCATGGTCATTTAGTATCTGGAGAGCCTGGTCTGTTGTGCCACTGGATGAATTCCCTCTACAATCACTCTTGTGTCAGTACTTGTCCCACTAATAATTCCCTctatttttgctcatttttagtCACTACTGGTCTATTTGTACCTTAATCCACAATGCTGCAGAATAGATCCTTTTCCACATGCACCTAATGCTGTGTACCCGGaagctggatttttttactCTACCTCACTCCCCTCAATGATTAACTTAAATACCTGAGTGTTCCATTCACTGGCCATGTGAGGCATGTTCACAGGCCTAACTCTAAGTCATTACTACGTTCAGGGGGCCTGGTAAGATGCCCATGTCTGGGCTGGTATTTGAAGCTCAGCAGCTGGAGGTGTATGATAAAGCATTATCCAGGATACTCATCCTTTTATCTTTGAGTCATTACATGACATTTTTGAGCTTATATTCCTCAAAATAAAGGAGCCCAAATTTGTTGTGGCCAAACTGATCTCATTTTATCTATAGGTTTGTAAACAATTTGAAACATTGACTCTGCAGTAGAAAACAGGTTATCAAAATCAGTACTGTAAGGACACCGGTGTTGACATTATTAGACAATTCTTCTGTTCTACAGAAGACCAGGTGGACTGGGTCAGCCACAACTGTCCACCTGTGCTTTGCAGCCTTCATGGAGACCAACCAGCTGTTCAGTCCATGCATCTGTCCTTTCCCAGCCTGTAAATCCAGTCCCATGGTTCAGCTTGGTGGTTGGTATTTGGGTATAACCCATGGACCTCCAAATCCATGTGAGGTCTGTACAGAACTGTTGTCAGTCACAGAGGCCATTGGTGCCAGAGTACACTGCAATGCTCCAGAGCACATCCCTTCTGCCCCTCACATGTGAGGATTCCCACCTGGCAGCCAATCCACATACAGTAAAACACTTGATAATCTAAGAAACAGGTGAAGCAGCACAACACCACCAGTGCCTGAGGTCTGATCCTTGGTACAGCCAGCAGCGCTGCCTCACAGAGGTATGAAATGCTGCTCCTGAGGAGCTCTGGCCTAGCAGACCTTCCCCTTGGCTTTcctctgtgcagctccagcagctggaccTTTGCCTTTGGTGTTTGCCAGAGAAGAGTGAGCAGGCGTCCCCAGTTCCTCTGCTCAGTGCCATACCCAGCAATGGCtttgtggttgtccttgtgctGCAAGAGGGATGTCACTGATGGCTGGGTTGGGCTTGCCTGTGTCTCAGCTGATTGTGGATCTGGGTGAAGGTTTGGCCATTCCCTGTGGAAGAAAATGGTATCCCAGGCACTTCTGTTGCTGACAGCATGGGAAGCAGCAGTAC from Corvus hawaiiensis isolate bCorHaw1 chromosome 19, bCorHaw1.pri.cur, whole genome shotgun sequence includes these protein-coding regions:
- the MRPL27 gene encoding 39S ribosomal protein L27, mitochondrial, producing MAALGRLFLTTPQTSLVAVRWASKKSGGSSKNLGGRSPGKRYGFKKVEGAFVHAGNILATQRLIRWHPGAHVGMGRNKTLYALEDGIVRYTKEVYVPPPRSSESRDVICQLPKGAILYKTFISVVPTTEVGSFKLVTML
- the EME1 gene encoding crossover junction endonuclease EME1; translation: MAESDSWSESSEEENLPSLASLLRPSPCLGGPSRPRVPSPDPEAAEVVEMVSSEGEEVNEEVMDVVPWRERIKMREGAEPEPFSLGAGDTGEVSGLCASGDLISPGSHGLGEDLAPSGEVACDSENATRSAKRPSLCSLPVDSDRPSSPPVSRERPETSLPLKKRQYSQKEREAIYQNAWQRREKQEAKRREQEEEKEKKRAVAQMLKAQRPGECQKYITVVLDPVILQVEGGEQILSALQAANYSCVFENHDIPCSITWRRKTVTSQMGGGDEWTEEPNVLVLLGLEEFLSMAHSYKQNADSYAGRQKETLQSYVAHMMEKMPGKILALAVIGVENYFRSLQGQPKQRLRHTAASGNQEKRGERRKKEVKGSGLDLSRMDVEEALVDLQLSTQVQISMFESSEELGEYATMFTKAVAEAPYKRERENTGFSFYLEKGCFGGVKVDPSGKGLLKVWKRQIQQFNRVSSEMAEAIVSAYPSPQLLIQAYERCSSDQERENMLANIPVHRGEGVTATSRRIGPELSRRIYLQMTSHDPDLCLDFTG
- the LRRC59 gene encoding leucine-rich repeat-containing protein 59: MSRGSGKGLSLKDKLDGNELDLSLCDLNEVPVRELAALPKATILDLSCNNLISLPSDFCSLMHLVKLDLSKNRLQQLPLDFGRLVNLQHLDLLNNRLVTLPVSFAQLKNLKWLDLKDNPLDPVLAKVAGDCLDEKQCKQAAVKVLQHMKAIQSEQDRQRQRKLQAEREMEKKREAEQRAKEAQERELRKREKAEEKERRRREYDAQKAAKQEMEKKTKKETVHTRKPASSSRPSQPPRHKPSWSRSVLRVLLFVLFCILCTLAACKLTELQHQPLCISVNTLYEDVVAALQNHKMLQNMLQHNSQQ